The genomic interval GATTTTAATTTTCAAGTTTTTCCATTTGTAATTTTGCAGACACGTAAAGACTGCATTACTGTAAGGAAGGAGTTTAAATtttagtaaaaatatatttagttaaaCTGCTTGTAATGGTAGTTATTATCAGTATGTGGCTAGTCATAACTCATAGAACAGTAATATGTTATTAACACACAGTACTTGTTCAATTAAATTCTTACTACAGAAAATGTATGTCTAAATGAACAAGCAAAGCATAAATTTGTTATATATCATGAACAAGAATATTTTCTAGTGAAAATCGCTAATGTACTAGTATCTATTTTCACGCTAGTAGTACTTTTTGGTTTTTTTTAAGTATGTATTccattagatactagtacttattcattAGCAATAGATGGTGCTTATTTGATAACACTTattagtgtccttgttacatgtacttaccatattAACAACAGTGAATTATGCATACTTGGATGCAactaatcctaccctaaccctatagtaagtaccggtagttatttaaaggggtggttgcatgtgatttcacttttttaactttagttagtgtgtaatgtaatgttgctgcttgagcataaactgtatctgcaaagttaaagttatggcagtttattgcctacaaaaatgtccggtttggactacaacaaactTCTTcatgggttggtgacatcataaaccctttcTAGTGACCGCACACGTGACTTCAGCCTGTAATGGTAAGGGGgtgtggcgtttccggacaacctgtgcttggcacttcagccaataaaaaattatgaaactacatttggctatctaaccaatctaagagcattgtgtttttcggagggatgggaaagtaggaagcaaacgagctgtTCAAAGGCAAAgggcagtggagacagcggtgtggaaggtgaaatatttaaaaaatatggcgtttaaaaaataaaaagtattaagacatgttatgctgcgccccataaacacaaccaagtctaaaaaaaaaacagaaccaCTCAGTACTTAATGGATCATTGCACTGCAACAATGACAATGAATTAAGAGGCCACTTAACGTTGAGAAATTAAACTTGTTTGTTTAGCTTTAGCACATTCCACggttgattggattgagatctgtggaatatggaggccaagtcaacctCAAACCCTGAACCATTTCTGCCACAGCCACTGGAGCCACCCCAtgtaaaattacatatttaggGATATGTAAAAGTGGGAGGAGTTGAATCTGGATCTCGTGGACTGCAGTGAGGTACCGTTAGAccatctttttcttttctttctttttttttctttcttcataGAACAGTGTATACATTTGGCAGGAACGCACTGGGTGGAGAGAGCTATAGAGGAAACAGGATATGCTACATGAAATGCTGTTTATTATGTATGCTACATGAAACTTATGTTTACTCCAAGTCAATGGAAAAGGGGATGTTCCTATTCAACCAGATTTCATTGGCTGAGCAAAGAGGAGCAAAACTTCAGCGTTAACTGTTTACTGTCCGACCTGATTTCAGAGGACGTTGCATGCTGAGTTCGTCCTTAGACCTGTCAGTTAGAGGATGAATCATGATTCTGCACTATGCTAGACCGGTGATTCGACTCATTCGGAGCAGAAGTGTAAACGTTGCCGTTACCAGGCTATATCATGCGGATAAAGTTGCAACAGTGGGCTCGCAGCCTGACTCTCAGTCTTCGGTCTTTCAGGTAGGCCACGCATGAAGCCTCGGACTCAAGTTACTGCAGCCAACCGGCAGTGGGGTTCCTATGCTGCGACAGTCGTGCATGCCCTGTCCTTGTGCACTTACTCAAAGGGACAATTAAATAGTTCGTATATCCAATAGACGAGGAAGCTATTATTTGTACCCTGCACCAACCGGTCAATTTTTTAGACTGGGCAACATATTTGTTTACTagactttactttttataacaGTTTCACCTTGAAATCAATTAGATATGACACGACCATTATGCGGTTTTActgaatatataaaacataagaGAGAATGGTTggttatatgtatgtgtgttttatgTTAACGTTACTGCTTTTGATTCCTGTGTGATAAACAGTACTAAAATTGTTTTGTCGTCACCGTGAACTCTAAAGATGAGTCTGGTGACACTAACAACAGTCACGGTctgattataataaatgttgaatatgATAATTTACCAACCATAAATCTTAAACATTGTAGGAAAATTATGAGCGAATGCAAGCACTGGTGAATGAGCTGAAGGACAGAGCAGAGAGGATCAAACTTGGTGAGCAAGTTTTAAGTATTTACTTTGATACCACTAAACAGCCAATGAAGCCATTGCATAGGGGTCACTTGTGGCAGCTTTAGTACATTTCCTTACACTAATGTTTACACAACATTGCCACTTTCAAAGGAGGTGGAGAAAAAGCAAGAAACCTACATACATCCAGAGGAAAGCTCCTGCCTCGGGAACGCATCGACAGACTGTTGGATCCTGGGTAAAAACAAAACTcactgttataaaaaaaaaattaaatgtcattCAGACCGATTTCAtactaaacatgtttttttgtttgtctgaATGCAGATCCCCCTTTCTCGAGTTTTCCCAGTTTGCTGGTTATCAGTTATATGGCAAGGAGGAAGTTCCTGCTGGAGGCATAATCACTGGTATTGGTCGAGTCTCGGGGTGAGGAAGATACAATCACAAGTATTAAACCCAGGCAATTACCACCAGATTGACTTTTCTGGTCAATACAAAAATGTGCTTTTCACACAAGCAAATTTATTCTGTCTTTTTACCAGTATATACCATTCACACATCAGTACCAAAATACTGGTAAAATATGTGATGCCAATCATCAGAATTTACCTTTAAACATGACACCGGTTTCTTCATCTGTCTGGATGAGAAGCGATTAAGTTTCACTTTTTCTAATTTGACACCCAAAAAATTCTTCTGAGCAATTTTTCTCTTTTATTTAGCCTGTAAAAATAGGGGGAAAGGGTCTAGTATGCATGCATCGATAATACTGTGCAAAAGTTAATGGTTTGTAACAACCTGCCTGTGTACCTCACAGGGTGGAGTGTATTATAGTTGCGAATGATGCTACTGTCAAAGGTGGAACCTATTATCCGGTTACTGTTAAGAAGCATCTGCGTGCCCAAGAGATTGCACAACAAAACCATCTGCCATGCATATACCTGGGTGAGATCTCTGAGGTTTCATATTctgtataaaacaaaaacaaattctctgaatgctttcatttttttatattacacattgaGACGTACTCTGATCTGTTTTTCTGTAGTGGATTCTGGAGGAGCCAATTTACCCAGACAGGCAGATGTGTTCCCAGACAGAGATCACTTTGGACGCATCTTTTTCAACCAGGCCCGCCTTTCCTCGGAGGGAATTGCACaggtgttttttctttttttctatttacatATTAGCCTGTGGTACTCAACCTTAATAACCCCCTGTTTCAGCAGTAGTCAGTACTCACCATAGTTGAAAAATGCTACAAAAGAGAGCGTGGTGAGCTGCGGAGTGGAGAGGGAATAGGAGAGACTGACAACATTTATATTTCTTGGTCATTAAAATCTTTAAAGTTTCTCACAAATTCTGCAAAATCAACATTGAACTCAACACAATATAGTTTTGTGAACTCGCCATGAATGACACAAATACATTCATATACTGTGACAGCTATAATTtaatgcacaaataaatgcacatttgttctttgcataaaaatatatatatgaactGTTGTATGCGCTGTTGCATCTTTGATAACTTTTGAAGCTTAtttggctgttttttttttgtaggccGCTTGAGCGGTTAAAGGGCTGAACTTAGAGAACTATGCAATGCAGAAACTCTtacaaagcaaaacaaacacTCCTTtttaatgcatctctcacttactGTATGCAATCTCACTGTTTAAAGTGCCAGTCATAGGAAATCAACATGCCATGAATAATTAAGAAAGGCGTCTTCTCATATAAGGATAACGATTTGcagtctcatgaataattatGAAACACAGATGAGTCATCAATGTACACAAAGGCTAATTTATACCCGGAAGTTGAAATAGCACAAAAAGgtttaaaataatcttgttttctccAACAATCAAAAGGGATGGTAGAATTGACTTGATGTTTAACATGCATAAATCTGTTAcaatctcagaaaatttggtTTAGTGTTCATAATTGCAGGAAAAAATATCTGAAGAAATATTTTCCTTTACTTAATTGTGTTGGACATTGGGATGCTCTTTTGCAACAAAAAGGTTAAGAACCATTGATACATATAAGCCATTTGTGTATATGTAACCACAAGCTAATGTAAAATGTTGTTTGGTAATTGACATCTATGAAAGCAACAAACGGCCATGTGCCGTCTATCTCAATGGGAGCCGATGCATCATGGCACATCAGTTTTACCTGTTATGTTTCAGATTGCTGTTGTGATGGGCTCCTGTACTGCAGGGGGCGCCTATGTGCCTGCGATGGCTGATGAGAGCATCATAGTGAGCAAACAAGGGACCATTTTTCTGGGTGGACCACCACTGGTATGTGTAAATGACTTAAGGAGTGCAATATGACTAGCTGCAATAATGTAGCAATGGTAAATGTCCATCTCTGTATTTAACAGGTAAAAGCTGCTACAGGTGAAGAGGTGTCTGCTGAAGACCTAGGAGGAGCAGACCTTCACTGCAGGTTAGAGGAATACTTGTATGTTCACATAAACACTTGTTTTGAGCTTGATTGGTCTagtatgttttttaaaacatttgtataTCTTCAGAAAGTCGGGGGTAACCGATCATTACGCCCTGGATGATAATCACGCCCTTCATCTTGCACGGAAAGCCGTACGAAGCTTGAACTACAAGAAGAATCTTGATGTGAGGACACAACTGCACTCCTGAGAGATGTTCAATCTGTGTGATTTGTCATGACTTGATGCTGATTTTGTTTTCCTTGCCCACTGTTAATAAGGTTACTGTGGAACCTCCTGAGGCTCCTTTGTTTCCTGCCGATGAGCTATATGGCATTGTGGGGGACAACCTCAAACGCAACTTTGATATTCGAGAGGTATTGGTCACATCTTGATCCTTGGAATACAAGCCTATTAAAATGTTGTCTCAATAGACCTAATTTAAAGGCAATTATGAATTTCAGGTTATCGCTCGTATTGTTGATGGCAGTAAATTTGATGAATTCAAGGCCTTCTATGGAGACACACTTGTCACAGGTGGATGTTTTTTCAATAACCAtctttttgtttttgattttCAGCATGGATTTCTTACTTGCTTTGTACTGGATTTCTTCATTTTCTTTCTAGGTTTTGCACGGATATTTGGCTACCCTGTAGGAATTATTGGCAATAATGGTGTGCTATTCTCAGAATCTGCAAAGAAGGTGAGCATCTCCTGATAATTGTTCAGATTTTCCATATGTAAAGTTCTTTATATTAATATCCTTTGCACTATAGACTCTGTGCACTTCTGTACAATCACTTCTGCATTTAGCCTCAGTGTCCAACACAACTTCAGGTACAGTGTGCTGTGTGGAAATTGAGAGAAAATCTAGATCAAAATTGAATCTTGAGAAAGTGTCACAAACAGGACAAAGCAATAATGATCCAACTTTatactaatgtttttttttttttttttggaactcATTATTAATAAACTCatactttaatatattatccTAAAATGTTTACAATAGTTAAATATACTATAAGTATTTGTGATGGACAGTTATTAGAAATATGACAGAAAAAATTACTACCATAGATTGCTATAggagaatattagaatactgaAAGAATATCATGTAGTGAGAGCGTAGCAAAAATATATAGACAGTTGACGTTGTCCATTGAACTTCAGTTAAATAATtcacataaaaatgaaaatatataatctactttatttctttatttgtgGAAGCCAAATTAGTTAGCATCTTCCAGGTTGCTTTTTTCCATACAGTCAAAGGGGGTagacaatatatattttgaaatgaatGCTAGAAATTTCTGGAAACATGTtttcagattattattattttttttacattttatttaataggCAACTCATTTTATTGAGCTTTGCTGTCAGAGAAACATTCCACTCctctttcttcaaaatattacaGGTCAGTATGTATACCTCCtctaaatgtatacatttaaagggatagttcacccaaaaattcatattttgtcattaattcctcaccctcatgtctttccaaacccataagaccgtCATTCATCTTTGATGGAGTTTGAGAGCTCTCTgatccctccatagacagcaatttaattaccacgttcaaggcccagaaaggtagtaaaaacataattaaaatagTCTGCAAAATGTTActgcagtggttcaaccttaattttatgaagcaacgagtatttttttgtgtgcataaaaacaaacaaaaataatgactttattcaacaatttcttgttTGTGTCAGacaagggtgagtaattcatgacagaaataaatttttggggtgaactaaccctttagtgTGCTCTGATTCTGAACGAGTCCTAGTGAAATTGCTACTGCCATCACCTCATGATGTACACCATCCCTCTTTTATCAGGCTTCATGGTTGGCAGAGAGTATGAAGCCGGAGGTATTGCTAAAGATGGGGCTAAAATGGTGACCGCTGTGGCCTGTGCCAAGGTGCCTAAGATTACCGTCATCATCGGAGGATCGTATGGTGCGGGAAACTATGGCATGTGCGGCAGAGCATATAGGTCAGCGTTATTAAAGGCGAACATTATTTCCTACACTTCCCTAGTCAAAGGTTCAGCACTAAAAACCTGCTCAAGGCATCCAGTTGGCATCAGAATGTAGTTGAACAGCACACAGTGAACTACCTCATTTGTTAAAGTGACCTTATGTGCACCTTGCAGTCCCAGGTTCCTGTACATGTGGCCTAATTCACGCATCTCTGTAATGGGAGGAGAGCAGGCAGCCACTGTGCTGGCAACCATAACTAAGGATCAAAAAGCCAGGGAAGGAAAAGAGGTAAGAAACAAACAGCAAATTTACTTAATTTCATCTATCATCAATCGCACTACTTCTTGGCCTCTTTTTCTCtcttacagttttttttctttctgagtTACAAAAAAGTCTATATAATATGTTTCTCAAGTAACTTATCTTTGTTTATTTTCCAGTTTACTcttaacagttttttttctttctgagttacaaaaaagtctaaatattATTATGTTTCTCAAGTAACTTATCTTTGTTTATTTTCCAGTTTACTCTAGAGCAGGAAGCTGCAATGAAAGAGCCAATTATCAAACGCTTTGAGGAAGAGGGAAACCCTTATTATTCCAGTGCCAGGTAACTAGATAGACATGTAGATACTAGATTGTACATTTGAATTGTGCAATTACACTATCGTTTaaaagtttttgaaagaagtctcttatgctcaccaatatTTTATAtctattataaaatgtaatttattcctgtgatgccaAAGCTGAATAATCAagtcttcagtatcacatgatcATTAAAAAATCCTTCTAATGTGCTGATTTCTGCTCATGAAACATTGTTTTCAATATTATTGATTAATATGTTTGTGGAAACTATTTTTTTAAGGATCAGGATTCTTTTATGAATGTAAAATTACTAAATTTAAAATTACACAATAAAGCattatttgaaatgtaaatcTTTTGATAACTTTGGACATCTTTtacagtcacttttgatcaatttgatTCATTCTTGCTTgaataaaaagtatttatttatttcaaagaaaaaaatcttactgcTCCCAAACTTTTGTTATCATTGCCAGAcaacaaggtcatgtgttttatttttttcctgtctAATTTTTACTTTCGTTGCACTCCCTCTAACCATCTAGACTGTGGGATGATGGAATCATTGACCCTGCTGACACTCGCCTTGTCCTGGGCTTGAGTCTGAGTGCTGCTTTCAACGCCCCTACACAGAAAACTCGCTTTGGTGTCTTCAGAATGTAAAGGTTTTGTAAAGATTAGACCTTTAGAATTAAATTAATTTCCTGTCTTT from Pseudorasbora parva isolate DD20220531a chromosome 3, ASM2467924v1, whole genome shotgun sequence carries:
- the mccc2 gene encoding methylcrotonoyl-CoA carboxylase beta chain, mitochondrial, producing MILHYARPVIRLIRSRSVNVAVTRLYHADKVATVGSQPDSQSSVFQENYERMQALVNELKDRAERIKLGGGEKARNLHTSRGKLLPRERIDRLLDPGSPFLEFSQFAGYQLYGKEEVPAGGIITGIGRVSGVECIIVANDATVKGGTYYPVTVKKHLRAQEIAQQNHLPCIYLVDSGGANLPRQADVFPDRDHFGRIFFNQARLSSEGIAQIAVVMGSCTAGGAYVPAMADESIIVSKQGTIFLGGPPLVKAATGEEVSAEDLGGADLHCRKSGVTDHYALDDNHALHLARKAVRSLNYKKNLDVTVEPPEAPLFPADELYGIVGDNLKRNFDIREVIARIVDGSKFDEFKAFYGDTLVTGFARIFGYPVGIIGNNGVLFSESAKKATHFIELCCQRNIPLLFLQNITGFMVGREYEAGGIAKDGAKMVTAVACAKVPKITVIIGGSYGAGNYGMCGRAYSPRFLYMWPNSRISVMGGEQAATVLATITKDQKAREGKEFTLEQEAAMKEPIIKRFEEEGNPYYSSARLWDDGIIDPADTRLVLGLSLSAAFNAPTQKTRFGVFRM